In Humulus lupulus chromosome 6, drHumLupu1.1, whole genome shotgun sequence, a single genomic region encodes these proteins:
- the LOC133785254 gene encoding uncharacterized protein LOC133785254 has product MKKNPEEWTKSHFREHVKCDILINNLCESFNNAILDARDKSIITLLENIRHWMMSLFCNRRMSVSKWVHPVSKRIMDIIEKSKNVSKHCFPMLAGGGKFQVNLLQSINAQSFVVNLETKTCTCRLFQLSGIPCGHALAAIWFSNLDPVGFIDYYYKRQAYEATYATPIEPMPSPDKWPDTGLNPIHPPTETILPGRPKKSRNKEADEPPPTTATKARRVGQVNHCSNCKQTGHSRVTCKNATMEPARQKKRGRPPSQNPTTETIKRKERAKRQKQRNGGSTSQTN; this is encoded by the exons ATGAAAAAAAACCCAGAAGAATGGACCAAGTCTCATTTCAGGGAGCATGTGAAATGTGACATTCTTATTAATAACCTCTGTGAAAGTTTCAACAATGCCATTCTTGATGCCAGAGATAAATCTATTATCACTCTGCTAGAAAATATTAGGCATTGGATGATGAGTTTGTTCTGCAATAGAAGAATGAGTGTCTCTAAGTGGGTGCATCCTGTTTCCAAAAGAATTATGGACATCATTGAGAAAAGCAAGAATGTTTCTAAGCATTGTTTCCCTATGCTTGCTGGAGGTGGTAAGTTCCAGGTAAATTTATTGCAAAGCATCAATGCTCAGTCATTTGTTGTGAACTTGGAAACGAAAACATGCACATGTAGGCTATTCCAATTGTCTGGCATACCGTGTGGGCATGCTTTAGCTGCTATCTGGTTTTCAAACCTAGATCCAGTGGGATTCATAGATTACTACTACAAGAGGCAAGCATATGAAGCAACTTATGCGACACCAATCGAACCAATGCCTAGCCCAGATAAGTGGCCTGACACTGGTCTGAATCCGATACATCCTCCAACAGAGACAATTTTACCTGGAAGGCCTAAAAAGTCTAGAAACAAAGAGGCAGATGAACCACCACCTACTACTGCAACAAAGGCTAGGAGAGTTGGCCAAGTTAATCACTGCAGCAATTGCAAGCAAACAGGCCATTCACGAGTAACATGCAAGAATGCAACTATGGAG CCTGCAAGGCAAAAAAAGAGAGGAAGACCACCATCTCAGAATCCTACTACTGAAACTATTAAAAGGAAGGAGCGAGCTAAGAGACAGAAGCAAAGGAATGGTGGTTCCACATCTCAGACCAACTAA